In a genomic window of Littorina saxatilis isolate snail1 linkage group LG6, US_GU_Lsax_2.0, whole genome shotgun sequence:
- the LOC138969150 gene encoding golgin subfamily A member 4-like isoform X3: MYPTRRVSFMEARDSPLRVRLASLNLSNLNDSLHSSPLRLAATSSPATPLEELVNSPQLARKIMRREKEHRYKLERMLREKEESVRKCQHALRMETTLREDLELDLQECNATLERKDCRISELEQQVQRMRALQDRLDELGALRDCNQELERDVESLRDRAETVDTMKQYCQTLRDENKGLYEDINNLQDKLSSIEAAQSEASRSHKQSQKLKVRVAELEAQLDAAREARDKTNHEKTGLEADMEILKSVNQQQRRQLMERSASVVEESVGECMGVVTDKLMEELRSELDMLRSTWTPPDIHSAALQDLDAATVAVKELESQLEEKASEVSQLSAELTTERETSQGLRETEERLQIKVKKLLALNQQMEKLMSAKQADFEQQLQTYRNVEADLKEARGVIEEYKALVSQKESEHNQLLNSLQELKESISSQLKEAEEKEAREVESLRSELESVQVELGTKVSELQAEVAQKSGLVEKQSEELKSTQERIQTLQAELASSVDRYEIELKAKAEVLNEEQEKQRSSEQQLMQLEVTLHTLEETLKTVQGDHEDNEKALLDCLQSSQQAAAEIEIKLQGAIEAHEQHIAELDSKVKDQESVISQKETALLEQETQHKAMMENLQQAAMQKEEELQNGIASKEQQVSELSNQVESLESVINQKESVLQELGLQRQAESENQAAEILALKQEWSEKEALITQQVAELSSEVQRLHSVIEEREQQLQTYSVVEADLKEARGVIEEYKALVSQKETEHDQLLNSLQELKESTSSQLNEAEEKAAREVESLRSELEGVQAELGAKVSDLQAEVAQKSGLVEKQSEELESTQERIQTLLSEHAANVDQLERELKAKAEELDLGQEKQRSSAQQLMQLEVTLRTMEETLKTVQGDHNNNEKALLDSLQSSQQAAAEKEIELQGAIEAHKQQISELDSKVKDQESVISQKETALSQLEIQHTSVVEALQQAVVQKEQELQKSIASKEQHISELDSKVKEQESVISQKETALLEQETQHKVSLETLQQAAEQKEEELQESIASKEQHISALDSKVKEQESVISQKETALLEQETHHKVSLETLQQAAEQKEDELQNSIASKEQHISELDSKVKEQESVISQKETALLEQETQHKVLLETLQQAAEQKEEELQESIASKEQHISELDSKVKEQESVISQKETALLEQETQHKVLLETLQQAVEQKEEELQESIASKEQHISELDSKVKEQESVISQKETALLEQETQHKVLLETLQQAAEQKEEELQESIASKEQHISELDSKVKEQESVISQKETALLEQETQHKVLLETLQQAAEQKEEELQESIASKEQHISELDSKVKEQESVISQKETALLEQETQHKVLLETLQQAAEQKEEELQESIASKEQHISELDSKVKNQETVISQKETALLEQETQHNAVIETLQQAATQKEEELQESIGSKEQQISELDSKVKERESVINWNEMALTELETQHKVVLESLQQAAEQKEEELQKSSASKEQQISELDNKVKDQESVISQKETALLEKETQHNAVMENLQQAATQKEEELNNSIASKEQQITQLSDQVESLESVITQKEVALQELELQQQTESEKLAAEIVTLQMSTSERESALRESVKKYSDQAEELTKKTEELENVVSQKDSCIKGMEVDFSVQLAEAQKRREDLGESHAKQEKELETRIESLREELSDKELQTSQQVQELSSEVQRLNSVVEGKTAYTEDISEKLHVAEEEVQRLTCVMDQKETSIAKLQEELATSEQEICALRSASEEREKSVTNLKEELSQKLSAAQEEVLRLTSASESSEASVAKHEEEMSVKLSATQDEVERLTSEIQQKETSIARLEEELTKKLTTAENEVQRLNSVLEEKETTLAKQEEEVAEKLSALQEELQRLSSEVEQKETVIATQEEKLMTTEENYTTRDSELCSVLDELISAVEQKSPDAVSAERLITRLSGLETTSASSIGQLAQTLGKFIQESKDTEHAAENKEQELLVRVKEAEHHTAQLQSTITRLSEDTKLMQTSAFDKEHDLASKLSQIQSETAAEVEHYKETIQKVQKECEEKVEALCSRLKELEKQKTEAEASAEETEDYWKLQLKNLQEEVEADMKQQRQTFENDLAEQRSEYETCLNSQEDELEGLRLGQKAILEDKVADLQDTLQDKQVEFQRVLAEKEAEFQQLLAAQEAENECKLANLEQCLQQEVESQRSIRQQMNQDRAKIQELETGMTERTQEFEELLRTEQMEKEEIVRKVEEENQEKVQALRHTLQQEREQSQQQLDELRQQTDEMKVQLSGSVKRTEKLEQQLSDLQTQKSDAVQRLEKQVQKQMDILHHSDEEKCTLQAKVVELEGMMSLRKSELKTLRSTLEQQMSQRGQAQARQSHLQMEMDMQNKAFEAQIHKLSERVATLTSENKSMQEKASESSQKLAEQLKRNERKLKQNESQRQATEDRLRVYIEKEAQWKVDSEKLKELTERLEELESKKKDAVFSAGSQKLSPNDSLDLPSSSLQHYNLRSQHNLHLEGSFTNSLPQTPGAAEQQMLAAFDPDTSDLSRKSGRYSMYSVGSAKSTVFLPTGTGKMFSCEDEPPESPKFEWGRLNELQRRNTLCPPHMKSSYPVETQVVKDRQFNDDAMQQARYSDVHGKRKASTSSSTTTNDTSSRKRKPDTMDVDEGPVLLAMQPNTQNSKQARQGPAYQKPGPPTPQSDHRRRHCGKQGTPKRTPRRSPRHVAVERVTQDARRESVAFNLGFSPVKTSGPNRLIRQKTFYSKGNLNSGSTAMPAPSSASTPANPKPKGSVNSKPPQSSASKGTRKPLGTRNVLQTPL; the protein is encoded by the exons ATGTATCCCACCCGACGTGTGTCAT TTATGGAGGCACGAGACAGCCCGCTGAGGGTGCGTCTAGCCAGTCTGAACCTGAGCAACCTGAACGACTCGTTACACAGCTCTCCACTGCGTCTTGCAGCAACCTCCTCACCTGCCACTCCCCTGGAGGAGCTGGTCAACTCCCCTCAGCTGGCCAGAAAG ATTATGCGAAGAGAGAAGGAGCATAGATACAAGTTAGAG CGCATGCTGAGGGAGAAGGAGGAGAGTGTGAGGAAGTGTCAGCACGCCCTGCGCATGGAGACCACACTGCGCGAAGACCTGGAGCTAGACCTGCAGGAGTGCAACGCAACATTGGAGAGAAAAG ACTGTCGCATCAGTGAGCTGGAGCAGCAGGTTCAGCGCATGCGAGCCTTGCAGGATCGTCTGGATGAACTGGGTGCCCTGCGAGACTGTAACCAGGAGCTGGAACGTGATGTTGAGAG TTTGCGCGACCGTGCTGAGACTGTAGACACGATGAAGCAGTACTGTCAGACGCTAAGAGACGAGAACAAGGGGCTGTATGAAGATATCAACAACCTTCAAGATAAA CTGAGCAGCATAGAAGCAGCACAGAGCGAAGCGAGCAGATCACACAAGCAGAGCCAAAAGCTGAAGGTGCGAGTGGCAGAGCTAGAGGCCCAGCTTGACGCAGCCAGAGAGGCGCGTGACAAGACCAACCACGAGAAAACGGGACTGGAGGCAGACATGGAGATCCTCAAGAGTGTCAACCAGCAACAGCGTCGACAGCTGATGGAGAGAAGCGCCTCCGTTG TAGAAGAGAGTGTTGGAGAGTGCATGGGAGTGGTGACGGACAAACTGATGGAAGAGTTGCGGTCAGAACTGGACATGCTGCGCAGTACATGGACACCGCCGGACATCCACTCTGCTGCCCTTCAGGATCTGGACGCTGCGACAGTGGCCGTGAAGGAGTTAGAG TCACAGCTGGAGGAGAAAGCCTCAGAAGTCAGCCAGTTGAGTGCAGAGCtgacgacagagagagagacatcacAAGGTCTTCGTGAGACAGAGGAGCGCCTGCAGATCAAGGTGAAGAAGCTCCTGGCCCTCAACCAGCAGATGGAGAAACTGATGTCTGCCAAGCAGGCAGACTTTGAACAGCAGCTGCAGACGTATAGGAATGTGGAGGCTGACCTGAAGGAGGCCCGGGGCGTCATTGAAGAGTACAAGGCTCTGGTCAGCCAGAAAGAATCGGAGCACAACCAGTTACTCAACTCCCTGCAGGAGCTGAAGGAATCAATTAGCTCCCAGCTGAAAGAAGCCGAAGAAAAGGAAGCAAGGGAGGTGGAATCTCTGAGGTCTGAGCTTGAAAGTGTTCAGGTTGAGCTGGGGACCAAGGTTAGTGAGCTGCAAGCAGAAGTGGCACAGAAATCTGGCCTTGTTGAGAAGCAGTCAGAAGAGCTGAAGAGTACACAAGAAAGGATCCAAACCCTGCAGGCAGAACTTGCATCCAGTGTGGATCGTTATGAGATTGAGCTGAAAGCCAAGGCTGAGGTGTTAAATGAGGAGCAGGAGAAGCAGCGATCCTCAGAGCAGCAGCTGATGCAGCTGGAGGTGACACTTCACACTTTGGAGGAGACTCTGAAGACTGTGCAAGGCGACCATGAGGATAATGAGAAAGCCTTGTTGGACTGCCTGCAGTCTTCTCAACAGGCCGCAGCGGAGATAGAGATCAAGCTGCAGGGAGCCATCGAAGCCCACGAGCAGCATATCGCTGAGCTTGACAGCAAGGTGAAGGACCAGGAATCTGTGATCAGCCAGAAAGAAACTGCACTCCTTGAGCAGGAGACACAGCACAAGGCTATGATGGAGAACCTTCAGCAGGCAGCCATGCAGAAAGAGGAGGAGCTTCAGAACGGCATAGCTTCCAAGGAACAGCAAGTCTCTGAACTCTCAAACCAAGTTGAATCCTTAGAGTCAGTCATCAACCAGAAGGAATCGGTTCTGCAAGAACTTGGGTTACAGAGACAGGCTGAGTCAGAAAATCAGGCAGCAGAAATATTGGCTCTCAAGCAAGAATGGTCAGAAAAAGAAGCACTGATAACTCAGCAAGTAGCAGAACTTTCCTCTGAAGTTCAGAGACTACATTCTGTGATAGAAGAAAGGGAACAGCAGCTGCAGACCTACAGTGTGGTGGAGGCTGACCTGAAGGAGGCCCGGGGTGTCATTGAAGAGTACAAGGCTCTGGTCAGCCAGAAAGAAACGGAGCATGACCAGTTACTCAACTCCCTGCAGGAGCTGAAGGAATCAACTAGCTCCCAGCTAAATGAAGCCGAAGAAAAGGCAGCAAGGGAGGTGGAGTCTCTGAGGTCTGAACTTGAAGGTGTTCAGGCAGAACTAGGGGCCAAGGTTAGTGATCTGCAAGCAGAAGTTGCACAGAAATCTGGCCTTGTTGAGAAGCAGTCAGAAGAGCTGGAGAGTACACAAGAAAGGATCCAAACTCTGCTGTCAGAACACGCAGCCAATGTGGATCAGCTCGAAAGAGAGCTGAAAGCTAAGGCTGAGGAGTTAGATCTTGGGCAGGAAAAGCAGCGATCCTCAGCACAGCAGCTGATGCAACTAGAGGTGACACTTCGCACCATGGAGGAGACTCTGAAGACTGTGCAAGGCGACCACAACAACAATGAGAAAGCCTTGTTGGACAGCCTGCAGTCTTCTCAACAGGCCGCAGCGGAGAAAGAGATCGAGCTGCAGGGAGCCATCGAAGCCCACAAGCAGCAGATCTCTGAGCTTGACAGCAAGGTGAAGGACCAGGAATCTGTGATCAGCCAGAAAGAAACTGCCCTGTCTCAGCTGGAGATTCAACACACATCTGTTGTGGAGGCTTTGCAGCAGGCAGTTGTACAGAAAGAACAGGAGCTTCAGAAGAGCATTGCTTCCAAGGAACAGCATATCTCTGAGCTTGACAGCAAGGTGAAGGAGCAGGAATCTGTGATCAGCCAGAAAGAAACTGCACTTCTTGAGCAGGAGACACAGCACAAGGTCTCGCTAGAAACCTTGCAGCAGGCAGCGGAACAGAAAGAGGAGGAGCTTCAGGAGAGCATTGCTTCCAAGGAGCAGCATATCTCTGCGCTTGACAGCAAGGTGAAGGAGCAGGAATCTGTGATCAGCCAGAAAGAAACTGCACTTCTTGAGCAGGAGACACATCACAAGGTCTCGCTAGAAACCTTGCAGCAGGCAGCGGAACAGAAAGAGGATGAGCTTCAGAACAGCATTGCTTCCAAGGAGCAGCATATCTCTGAACTTGACAGCAAGGTGAAGGAGCAGGAATCTGTGATCAGCCAGAAAGAAACTGCACTTCTTGAGCAGGAGACACAGCACAAGGTCTTGCTAGAAACCTTGCAGCAGGCAGCGGAACAGAAAGAGGAGGAGCTTCAGGAGAGCATTGCTTCCAAGGAGCAGCATATCTCTGAGCTTGACAGCAAGGTGAAGGAGCAGGAATCTGTGATCAGCCAGAAAGAAACTGCACTTCTTGAGCAGGAGACACAGCACAAAGTCTTGCTAGAAACCTTGCAGCAGGCAGTGGAACAGAAAGAGGAGGAGCTTCAGGAGAGCATTGCTTCCAAGGAGCAGCATATCTCTGAACTTGACAGCAAGGTGAAGGAGCAGGAATCTGTGATCAGCCAGAAAGAAACTGCACTTCTTGAGCAGGAGACACAGCACAAGGTCTTGCTAGAAACCTTGCAGCAGGCGGCGGAACAGAAAGAGGAGGAGCTTCAGGAGAGCATTGCTTCCAAGGAGCAGCATATCTCTGAGCTTGACAGCAAGGTGAAGGAGCAGGAATCTGTGATCAGCCAGAAAGAAACTGCACTTCTTGAGCAGGAGACACAGCACAAAGTCTTGCTAGAAACCTTGCAGCAGGCAGCGGAACAGAAAGAGGAGGAGCTTCAGGAGAGCATTGCTTCCAAGGAGCAGCATATCTCTGAGCTTGACAGCAAGGTGAAGGAGCAGGAATCTGTGATCAGCCAGAAAGAAACTGCACTTCTTGAGCAGGAGACACAGCACAAGGTCTTGCTAGAAACCTTGCAGCAGGCAGCGGAACAGAAAGAGGAGGAGCTTCAGGAGAGCATTGCTTCCAAGGAGCAGCATATCTCTGAGCTTGACAGCAAGGTGAAGAACCAGGAAACTGTGATCAGCCAGAAAGAAACGGCGCTCCTGGAGCAGGAGACACAGCACAATGCTGTGATAGAAACCTTGCAGCAGGCAGCCACACAGAAAGAGGAGGAGCTTCAGGAGAGTATTGGTTCCAAAGAACAGCAGATTTCTGAGCTTGACAGCAAGGTAAAAGAGCGGGAATCTGTGATCAACTGGAATGAAATGGCCTTGACTGAGCTGGAGACACAGCACAAGGTTGTACTGGAGAGCCTGCAGCAGGCAGCGGAACAGAAAGAGGAGGAGCTTCAGAAGAGTAGTGCTTCCAAGGAGCAGCAGATCTCTGAGCTTGATAACAAGGTGAAGGACCAGGAATCTGTGATCAGCCAGAAAGAAACTGCCCTCCTTGAGAAGGAGACACAGCACAATGCTGTGATGGAGAACCTTCAGCAGGCAGCCACACAGAAAGAGGAGGAGCTTAACAACAGCATTGCTTCCAAGGAACAGCAGATCACCCAACTCTCTGACCAAGTGGAATCCTTAGAGTCAGTCATCACCCAGAAGGAAGTAGCTTTGCAAGAACTTGAGTTACAGCAACAGACTGAGTCAGAAAAACTGGCAGCAGAAATTGTAACTCTTCAAATGTCCACCTCAGAAAGAGAATCTGCCCTTCGTGAGTCTGTCAAAAAGTACTCAGATCAAGCTGAAGAACTGACAAAGAAAACTGAGGAGCTAGAAAATGTAGTGTCGCAGAAAGATTCTTGCATCAAAGGGATGGAAGTGGACTTCTCTGTTCAGCTTGCAGAAGCCCAGAAGAGACGTGAAGATCTTGGAGAGTCCCACGCTAAACAAGAAAAGGAACTGGAAACAAGAATTGAGTCTCTCAGGGAAGAACTCTCTGATAAAGAATTGCAGACGTCTCAGCAAGTACAGGAGCTGTCCTCAGAAGTTCAAAGACTTAATTCTGTTGTGGAAGGAAAGACAGCCTATACAGAGGATATTTCTGAAAAACTACATGTGGCAGAAGAGGAGGTTCAGAGGTTGACCTGTGTCATGGACCAAAAGGAAACTTCCATTGCAAAACTCCAAGAAGAGCTTGCTACATCCGAGCAAGAAATCTGTGCCCTAAGATCTGCGtcagaagaaagagaaaaatcTGTCACCAATCTTAAAGAAGAGCTTTCACAAAAGCTTTCGGCAGCTCAGGAAGAAGTCCTGAGATTAACCTCAGCATCTGAATCAAGTGAAGCATCTGTAGCCAAACATGAAGAAGAAATGTCAGTGAAACTGAGTGCAACACAAGATGAAGTGGAGAGGTTAACCTCTGAAATACAACAGAAAGAAACATCCATAGCTAGGTTAGAGGAAGAACTCACCAAAAAGCTGACGACAGCTGAGAATGAAGTCCAAAGGTTGAACTCTGttttggaagagaaagaaaCCACGTTGGCTAAACAGGAAGAGGAAGTGGCAGAGAAACTGTCTGCTTTGCAGGAAGAGTTGCAGAGACTGAGCTCTGAAGTGGAACAAAAAGAAACTGTTATAGCCACGCAAGAGGAGAAGTTGATGACAACAGAAGAAAACTATACCACCAGAGACAGTGAATTGTGCTCTGTTCTGGACGAGCTCATCAGTGCAGTAGAACAGAAGTCTCCAGATGCAGTTTCAGCCGAGCGTCTCATCACCAGACTGTCAGGTCTGGAAACAACTTCTGCCTCAAGCATTGGTCAACTGGCACAAACCCTGGGAAAGTTCATCCAGGAATCAAAAGACACTGAGCATGCAGCGGAAAACAAAGAGCAGGAGCTGCTGGTGAGAGTGAAGGAGGCAGAGCACCACACAGCTCAGCTACAGTCCACTATCACCAGACTGTCGGAGGACACCAAACTCATGCAGACATCCGCATTTGACAAGGAGCACGACCTTGCCAGCAAGCTGTCTCAAATTCAATCTGAAACTGCCGCTGAGGTGGAACACTACAAGGAAACCATCCAGAAAGTTCAGAAAGAGTGTGAGGAGAAGGTCGAGGCTCTTTGCAGCCGGTTGAAAGAACTGGAGAAGCAGAAAACAGAGGCAGAGGCCAGCGCGGAAGAGACAGAGGACTACTGGAAGCTGCAGTTGAAGAATCTCCAGGAAGAAGTGGAGGCTGACATGAAACAACAACGCCAGACCTTCGAAAACGACCTTGCAGAGCAACGATCTGAGTATGAAACTTGCCTGAATTCGCAGGAGGATGAGCTGGAGGGACTGCGCCTGGGGCAGAAGGCCATCCTAGAAGACAAGGTGGCCGACTTGCAGGACACGCTGCAAGACAAGCAGGTGGAGTTCCAGCGAGTGCTGGCAGAGAAGGAGGCGGAGTTTCAGCAGCTACTGGCAGCCCAGGAGGCGGAGAATGAGTGCAAGCTGGCCAACCTGGAACAGTGTCTGCAGCAAGAGGTGGAGTCTCAGCGCTCCATCCGACAGCAGATGAACCAAGACAGGGCCAAGATACAGGAGCTGGAG ACTGGCATGACGGAGCGCACTCAGGAGTTTGAGGAGCTGCTGCGGACGGAGCAGATGGAGAAGGAGGAGATTGTCCGCAAGGTGGAGGAGGAAAACCAGGAGAAGGTGCAGGCCTTGAGGCACACGCTGCAGCAAGAGAGGGAACAGAGTCAGCAGCAACTGGATGAACTCCGACAGCAGACTGATGAGATGAAG GTGCAGCTGTCGGGTTCTGTGAAAAGGACAGAGAAACTGGAGCAACAGCTGAGTGACCTGCAGACCCAGAAGTCGGACGCTGTCCAGCGACTGGAGAAGCAGGTGCAGAAGCAGATGGACATCCTCCACCACAGCGACGAGGAGAAGTGCACCCTGCAGGCCAAG GTAGTGGAGCTGGAGGGAATGATGAGTCTGCGTAAGTCAGAGCTGAAGACACTCAGATCCACGCTAGAGCAGCAGATGAGTCAGCGAGGGCAGGCCCAGGCTCGCCAGTCCCATCTGCAGATGGAGATGGACATGCAGAACAAAGCCTTTGAGGCTCAGATCCACAAGCTCTCTGAGCGTGTGGCCACACTCACCTCTGAGAACAAGAGCATGCAG GAGAAGGCTTCAGAGAGCAGCCAGAAGCTAGCAGAGCAGCTGAAACGGAACGAGCGCAAGCTGAAACAGAACGAGAGCCAGCGCCAGGCGACAGAGGACCGTCTACGTGTGTACATTGAGAAAGAGGCGCAGTGGAAGGTGGACTCTGAGAAGCTGAAG GAATTGACTGAACGACTGGAGGAACTGGAATCCAAGAAGAAAGATGCAGTTTTCTCTGCAG GGAGCCAGAAGCTGAGCCCCAACGACTCGCTGGACTTGCCCAGCAGTTCTCTGCAGCACTACAACCTACGGTCCCAACACAACCTGCATCTGGAAGGCTCCTTCACTAACTC ACTGCCTCAAACCCCGGGTGCAGCAGAACAGCAGATGCTGGCCGCCTTTGACCCCGACACATCTGACCTCAGCCGCAAGAGTGGACGCTACAGCATGTACTCTGTTGGTTCGGCCAAGTCAACCGTCTTCCTTCCAA CTGGAACAGGCAAGATGTTTTCTTGTGAAGATGAGCCCCCAGAAAGCCCTAAGTTTGAGTGGGGACGTCTGAACGAGCTGCAGCGACGCAACACTCTGTGTCCGCCACACATGAAGTCTTCCTATCCAGTAGAAACACAG GTTGTGAAGGACAGACAGTTTAACGACGACGCCATGCAGCAGGCCAGGTATTCTGACGTCCATGGGAAGAGAAAGGCATCGACTTCCTCCAGCACGACCACCAACGACACATCGTCACGAAAACGTAAACCTGACACCATGGATGTGGACGAGGGCCCCGTTCTGCTGGCCATGCAGCCAAACACACAGAACTCCAAACAG